From a region of the Betta splendens chromosome 5, fBetSpl5.4, whole genome shotgun sequence genome:
- the arhgap9 gene encoding rho GTPase-activating protein 9 isoform X1: MLSGTWRRSVGPQQPAAPPMGSAGGLTVCGVPSGTVVLEAQYDYNYRGADGRQVCIREGERFVLLKKTNVDWWQVRRIGAASKAKPLYVPATYVTEVPIAPMPSPQRLVLSASLNSNLRTLPRVALTPSPTKSACGHQHPVNRPVYHSMENLNYRSAFQDSTSTSTSSSSSGGRFTTLPFSRVTFTASSPTSPSGHLMAPGPPAGPAPPANLRVVPTITRSQSSSNLPENPTENLYDEVGGGHGIHRVPRKSCSQWDVVGTSGKKHHLEVPAESYLSQLSWQNSPVYTEMQPGKRLSQADKRLSQSEPPCPGPGQQPVQVTGLWERYSDPATGRSYYVHTVSRERSWKPPRRARGPTTSEAGPAQPHASPGETSHMSLPLAGAGNGSHKLSPDFLFGSHQRNADGGWQMKESMQHEASSDAFSVTPYGGLQLSHSQSMILPENGKLFQPCSDYSRGVADIVVEPPSPQSSPDSDGCTPCDPPGDRSGKFALNSDTAHQMELEKAGLLNKTKIAEGGRKLRKNWSLSWVVLVGNSLVFFKDPKSQTPSNWKPGNSRPESSVDLRGAQLHWANELSSKKNVFKLRTVTGNEFLLQSETDSLIKEWYKTIQHVIEKLDRENPLDNVLLYSLRRAGSVEMLDHSGDEDERRKSLPRSSSNLENTERKRVKTRLKKLILKRPPLQALQEKGLIKDQVFGCRLEMLCERERSTVPRFVRLCTEAVERRGLDTDGIYRVSGNLAVIQKLRFLVNHERAVTTDGRYMFPAELVQEEKLNLDSSEWEDIHVITGALKLFFRELPEPLVPYGFFTDIVETVKMSDHMDKVDRLKCLVLGMPPPNHDTLQFMCQHLKRVLQHKDANRMSTQNIGIVFGPTLMRPEKENGNIAVNMVYQNQAVELILSEYDHIFGTRGTS; encoded by the exons ATGCTGTCCGGTACGTGGCGCCGCTCCGTGGGCCCCCAGcagccggcggcgccgcccatGGGGAGCGCCGGGGGGCTGACGGTGTGCGGGGTCCCCAGCGGCACGGTGGTGCTGGAGGCCCAGTACGACTACAACTACCGCGGCGCCGACGGGCGCCAGGTCTGCATACGGGAGGGCGAGCGCTTCGTCCTCCTGAAGAAGACCAACGTCGACTGGTGGCAG GTGCGGAGAATCGGGGCAGCCAGTAAAGCCAAGCCGCTGTACGTGCCTGCCACGTACGTGACGGAGGTGCCCATCGCGCCCATGCCCTCGCCGCAGCGCCTGGTGCTGTCGGCCTCGCTCAACTCCAACCTCAGGACACTGCCCAGGGTGGCGCTCACGCCCAGTCCCACCAAGAGCGCCTGCGGCcaccagcacccag TGAACAGACCCGTGTACCACTCCATGGAAAACCTCAACTACAGAAGTGCCTTCCAGgacagcaccagcaccagcaccagctccagctccagcggaGGCCGCTTCACCACCCTGCCCTTTTCTAGAGTCACCTTCACCGCCAGCTCTCCCACCTCCCCGTCGGGGCACCTGATGGCCCCGGGGCCCCCCGCGGGCCCGGCGCCGCCCGCCAACCTCAGGGTGGTGCCCACCATCACGCGGAGCCAGAGCTCCAGCAACCTGCCTGAAAACCCGACGGAGAACCTGTACGACGAGGTGGGCGGCGGCCACGGCATCCACAGGGTCCCCAGAAAGTCCTGCAGCCAGTGGGATGTGGTTGGGACCTCTGGCAAAAAGCACCACCTGGAG GTCCCGGCGGAGTCCtacctgtcacagctgtcctggcAGAACTCACCTGTTTACACTGAAATGCAGCCGGGGAAACGTCTCTCCCAGGCAGACAAGCGTCTGTCACAGTCGGAGCCACCCTGCCCGGGCCCGGGTCAGCAGCCGGTCCAGGTCACGGGCCTGTGGGAGCGGTACTCCGATCCGGCCACGGGCAGAAGCTACTACGTCCACACCGTCAGCAGGGAGAGGTCCTGGAAACCTCCTCGCCGGGCTCGCGGACCCACCACCAGCGAG GCCGGTCCAGCGCAGCCTCACGCGTCGCCCGGGGAAACCAGTCACATGTCGCTGCCGCTCGCTGGAGCTGGAAACGGATCGCACAAG CTGTCACCTGATTTCCTGTTCGGGAGCCACCAGAGGAACGCTGACGGCGGCTGGCAGATGAAAGAG AGCATGCAGCATGAGGCCTCCTCCGACGCCTTCAGCGTGACGCCGTACGGCggcctgcagctcagccactCGCAATCCATGATCCTGCCCGAGAACGGCAAG ctgttccagccgTGCAGCGACTACTCCCGCGGCGTGGCCGACATCGTTGTGGAGCCGCCGTCGCCCCAGAGCTCTCCGGACAGCGACGGCTGCACGCCG TGTGACCCACCAGGGGACCGCAGCGGAAAGTTTGCTTTAAACTCTGATACAGCACATCAaatg GAGCTGGAAAAAGCGGGGCTGCTCAACAAGACGAAGATTGCAGAAGGAGGCCGGAAACTGAG GAAAAACTGGAGTCTGTCCTGGGTGGTGTTGGTCGGAAACAGTCTAGTTTTCTTCAAAGATCCTAAGTCTCAGACTCCTTCCAACTGG AAACCAGGAAACAGTCGACCCGAGAGCAGCGTGGACTTGAGAGGAGCGCAGCTGCACTGGGCCAACGAGCTGTCGAGCAAGAAGAACGTCTTCAAG ctgagGACGGTGACAGGCAAcgagttcctgctgcagtcggAGACAGACTCCCTGATCAAAGAGTGGTACAAAACCATCCAGCACGTCATTGAAAAGCTG GACCGTGAGAACCCCCTGGACAACGTCCTGCTGTACTCGCTGAGGAGAGCGGGCAGCGTGGAGATGCTGGACCACAGCGGCGACGAGGACGAGAGGAGGAAGTCCC TCCCCCGCTcgtcctccaacctggagaacaCGGAGAGGAAGAGGGTGAAGACGCGGCTGAAGAAGCTGATCCTGAAGAGGCCGccgctgcaggcgctgcaggagAAAGGCCTCATTAAAG ATCAGGTTTTCGGCTGTCGTCTGGAGATGCTGtgcgagcgagagaggagcaCCGTCCCCCGCTTCGTCAGGCTGTGCACCGAGGCCGTGGAGCGCAGAG GACTGGACACCGACGGCATCTACAGAGTGTcgggaaacctggcggtgatccAGAAACTGCGCTTCCTGGTGAATCACG AGCGAGCTGTGACCACCGACGGCCGCTACATGTTCCCGGCGGAGCTGGTGCAAG aggagaagctgaactTGGACAGCAGCGAGTGGGAGGACATTCACGTCATCACGGGAGCTTTGAAACTCTTCTTTCGTGAGCTGCCCGAGCCTCTGGTGCCCTACGGCTTCTTCACAGACATCGTGGAGACAGTCA AGATGTCCGACCACATGGACAAAGTGGACCGTCTGAAGTGTCTGGTGCTCGGCATGCCGCCCCCGAACCACGACACGCTGCAGTTCATGTGCCAGCATCTCAAACG GGTGTTGCAACATAAAGACGCCAACCGAATGAGCACACAGAACATTGGCATCGTGTTCGGGCCGACCCTGATGCGCCCGGAGAAGGAAAACGGCAACATTGCAGTGAACATGGTTTACCAGAACCAGGCGGTGGAGCTCATACTCAGCGAATACGACCACATCTTCGGGACCAGAGGCACCTCCTGA
- the arhgap9 gene encoding rho GTPase-activating protein 9 isoform X4: MLSGTWRRSVGPQQPAAPPMGSAGGLTVCGVPSGTVVLEAQYDYNYRGADGRQVCIREGERFVLLKKTNVDWWQVRRIGAASKAKPLYVPATYVTEVPIAPMPSPQRLVLSASLNSNLRTLPRVALTPSPTKSACGHQHPVNRPVYHSMENLNYRSAFQDSTSTSTSSSSSGGRFTTLPFSRVTFTASSPTSPSGHLMAPGPPAGPAPPANLRVVPTITRSQSSSNLPENPTENLYDEVGGGHGIHRVPRKSCSQWDVVGTSGKKHHLEVPAESYLSQLSWQNSPVYTEMQPGKRLSQADKRLSQSEPPCPGPGQQPVQVTGLWERYSDPATGRSYYVHTVSRERSWKPPRRARGPTTSEAGPAQPHASPGETSHMSLPLAGAGNGSHKLSPDFLFGSHQRNADGGWQMKEELEKAGLLNKTKIAEGGRKLRKNWSLSWVVLVGNSLVFFKDPKSQTPSNWKPGNSRPESSVDLRGAQLHWANELSSKKNVFKLRTVTGNEFLLQSETDSLIKEWYKTIQHVIEKLDRENPLDNVLLYSLRRAGSVEMLDHSGDEDERRKSLPRSSSNLENTERKRVKTRLKKLILKRPPLQALQEKGLIKDQVFGCRLEMLCERERSTVPRFVRLCTEAVERRGLDTDGIYRVSGNLAVIQKLRFLVNHERAVTTDGRYMFPAELVQEEKLNLDSSEWEDIHVITGALKLFFRELPEPLVPYGFFTDIVETVKMSDHMDKVDRLKCLVLGMPPPNHDTLQFMCQHLKRVLQHKDANRMSTQNIGIVFGPTLMRPEKENGNIAVNMVYQNQAVELILSEYDHIFGTRGTS, translated from the exons ATGCTGTCCGGTACGTGGCGCCGCTCCGTGGGCCCCCAGcagccggcggcgccgcccatGGGGAGCGCCGGGGGGCTGACGGTGTGCGGGGTCCCCAGCGGCACGGTGGTGCTGGAGGCCCAGTACGACTACAACTACCGCGGCGCCGACGGGCGCCAGGTCTGCATACGGGAGGGCGAGCGCTTCGTCCTCCTGAAGAAGACCAACGTCGACTGGTGGCAG GTGCGGAGAATCGGGGCAGCCAGTAAAGCCAAGCCGCTGTACGTGCCTGCCACGTACGTGACGGAGGTGCCCATCGCGCCCATGCCCTCGCCGCAGCGCCTGGTGCTGTCGGCCTCGCTCAACTCCAACCTCAGGACACTGCCCAGGGTGGCGCTCACGCCCAGTCCCACCAAGAGCGCCTGCGGCcaccagcacccag TGAACAGACCCGTGTACCACTCCATGGAAAACCTCAACTACAGAAGTGCCTTCCAGgacagcaccagcaccagcaccagctccagctccagcggaGGCCGCTTCACCACCCTGCCCTTTTCTAGAGTCACCTTCACCGCCAGCTCTCCCACCTCCCCGTCGGGGCACCTGATGGCCCCGGGGCCCCCCGCGGGCCCGGCGCCGCCCGCCAACCTCAGGGTGGTGCCCACCATCACGCGGAGCCAGAGCTCCAGCAACCTGCCTGAAAACCCGACGGAGAACCTGTACGACGAGGTGGGCGGCGGCCACGGCATCCACAGGGTCCCCAGAAAGTCCTGCAGCCAGTGGGATGTGGTTGGGACCTCTGGCAAAAAGCACCACCTGGAG GTCCCGGCGGAGTCCtacctgtcacagctgtcctggcAGAACTCACCTGTTTACACTGAAATGCAGCCGGGGAAACGTCTCTCCCAGGCAGACAAGCGTCTGTCACAGTCGGAGCCACCCTGCCCGGGCCCGGGTCAGCAGCCGGTCCAGGTCACGGGCCTGTGGGAGCGGTACTCCGATCCGGCCACGGGCAGAAGCTACTACGTCCACACCGTCAGCAGGGAGAGGTCCTGGAAACCTCCTCGCCGGGCTCGCGGACCCACCACCAGCGAG GCCGGTCCAGCGCAGCCTCACGCGTCGCCCGGGGAAACCAGTCACATGTCGCTGCCGCTCGCTGGAGCTGGAAACGGATCGCACAAG CTGTCACCTGATTTCCTGTTCGGGAGCCACCAGAGGAACGCTGACGGCGGCTGGCAGATGAAAGAG GAGCTGGAAAAAGCGGGGCTGCTCAACAAGACGAAGATTGCAGAAGGAGGCCGGAAACTGAG GAAAAACTGGAGTCTGTCCTGGGTGGTGTTGGTCGGAAACAGTCTAGTTTTCTTCAAAGATCCTAAGTCTCAGACTCCTTCCAACTGG AAACCAGGAAACAGTCGACCCGAGAGCAGCGTGGACTTGAGAGGAGCGCAGCTGCACTGGGCCAACGAGCTGTCGAGCAAGAAGAACGTCTTCAAG ctgagGACGGTGACAGGCAAcgagttcctgctgcagtcggAGACAGACTCCCTGATCAAAGAGTGGTACAAAACCATCCAGCACGTCATTGAAAAGCTG GACCGTGAGAACCCCCTGGACAACGTCCTGCTGTACTCGCTGAGGAGAGCGGGCAGCGTGGAGATGCTGGACCACAGCGGCGACGAGGACGAGAGGAGGAAGTCCC TCCCCCGCTcgtcctccaacctggagaacaCGGAGAGGAAGAGGGTGAAGACGCGGCTGAAGAAGCTGATCCTGAAGAGGCCGccgctgcaggcgctgcaggagAAAGGCCTCATTAAAG ATCAGGTTTTCGGCTGTCGTCTGGAGATGCTGtgcgagcgagagaggagcaCCGTCCCCCGCTTCGTCAGGCTGTGCACCGAGGCCGTGGAGCGCAGAG GACTGGACACCGACGGCATCTACAGAGTGTcgggaaacctggcggtgatccAGAAACTGCGCTTCCTGGTGAATCACG AGCGAGCTGTGACCACCGACGGCCGCTACATGTTCCCGGCGGAGCTGGTGCAAG aggagaagctgaactTGGACAGCAGCGAGTGGGAGGACATTCACGTCATCACGGGAGCTTTGAAACTCTTCTTTCGTGAGCTGCCCGAGCCTCTGGTGCCCTACGGCTTCTTCACAGACATCGTGGAGACAGTCA AGATGTCCGACCACATGGACAAAGTGGACCGTCTGAAGTGTCTGGTGCTCGGCATGCCGCCCCCGAACCACGACACGCTGCAGTTCATGTGCCAGCATCTCAAACG GGTGTTGCAACATAAAGACGCCAACCGAATGAGCACACAGAACATTGGCATCGTGTTCGGGCCGACCCTGATGCGCCCGGAGAAGGAAAACGGCAACATTGCAGTGAACATGGTTTACCAGAACCAGGCGGTGGAGCTCATACTCAGCGAATACGACCACATCTTCGGGACCAGAGGCACCTCCTGA
- the arhgap9 gene encoding rho GTPase-activating protein 12 isoform X2 gives MLSGTWRRSVGPQQPAAPPMGSAGGLTVCGVPSGTVVLEAQYDYNYRGADGRQVCIREGERFVLLKKTNVDWWQVRRIGAASKAKPLYVPATYVTEVPIAPMPSPQRLVLSASLNSNLRTLPRVALTPSPTKSACGHQHPVNRPVYHSMENLNYRSAFQDSTSTSTSSSSSGGRFTTLPFSRVTFTASSPTSPSGHLMAPGPPAGPAPPANLRVVPTITRSQSSSNLPENPTENLYDEVGGGHGIHRVPRKSCSQWDVVGTSGKKHHLEVPAESYLSQLSWQNSPVYTEMQPGKRLSQADKRLSQSEPPCPGPGQQPVQVTGLWERYSDPATGRSYYVHTVSRERSWKPPRRARGPTTSEAGPAQPHASPGETSHMSLPLAGAGNGSHKLSPDFLFGSHQRNADGGWQMKESMQHEASSDAFSVTPYGGLQLSHSQSMILPENGKLFQPCSDYSRGVADIVVEPPSPQSSPDSDGCTPCDPPGDRSGKFALNSDTAHQMELEKAGLLNKTKIAEGGRKLRKNWSLSWVVLVGNSLVFFKDPKSQTPSNWKPGNSRPESSVDLRGAQLHWANELSSKKNVFKLRTVTGNEFLLQSETDSLIKEWYKTIQHVIEKLDRENPLDNVLLYSLRRAGSVEMLDHSGDEDERRKSLPRSSSNLENTERKRVKTRLKKLILKRPPLQALQEKGLIKDQVFGCRLEMLCERERSTVPRFVRLCTEAVERRGLDTDGIYRVSGNLAVIQKLRFLVNHEEKLNLDSSEWEDIHVITGALKLFFRELPEPLVPYGFFTDIVETVKMSDHMDKVDRLKCLVLGMPPPNHDTLQFMCQHLKRVLQHKDANRMSTQNIGIVFGPTLMRPEKENGNIAVNMVYQNQAVELILSEYDHIFGTRGTS, from the exons ATGCTGTCCGGTACGTGGCGCCGCTCCGTGGGCCCCCAGcagccggcggcgccgcccatGGGGAGCGCCGGGGGGCTGACGGTGTGCGGGGTCCCCAGCGGCACGGTGGTGCTGGAGGCCCAGTACGACTACAACTACCGCGGCGCCGACGGGCGCCAGGTCTGCATACGGGAGGGCGAGCGCTTCGTCCTCCTGAAGAAGACCAACGTCGACTGGTGGCAG GTGCGGAGAATCGGGGCAGCCAGTAAAGCCAAGCCGCTGTACGTGCCTGCCACGTACGTGACGGAGGTGCCCATCGCGCCCATGCCCTCGCCGCAGCGCCTGGTGCTGTCGGCCTCGCTCAACTCCAACCTCAGGACACTGCCCAGGGTGGCGCTCACGCCCAGTCCCACCAAGAGCGCCTGCGGCcaccagcacccag TGAACAGACCCGTGTACCACTCCATGGAAAACCTCAACTACAGAAGTGCCTTCCAGgacagcaccagcaccagcaccagctccagctccagcggaGGCCGCTTCACCACCCTGCCCTTTTCTAGAGTCACCTTCACCGCCAGCTCTCCCACCTCCCCGTCGGGGCACCTGATGGCCCCGGGGCCCCCCGCGGGCCCGGCGCCGCCCGCCAACCTCAGGGTGGTGCCCACCATCACGCGGAGCCAGAGCTCCAGCAACCTGCCTGAAAACCCGACGGAGAACCTGTACGACGAGGTGGGCGGCGGCCACGGCATCCACAGGGTCCCCAGAAAGTCCTGCAGCCAGTGGGATGTGGTTGGGACCTCTGGCAAAAAGCACCACCTGGAG GTCCCGGCGGAGTCCtacctgtcacagctgtcctggcAGAACTCACCTGTTTACACTGAAATGCAGCCGGGGAAACGTCTCTCCCAGGCAGACAAGCGTCTGTCACAGTCGGAGCCACCCTGCCCGGGCCCGGGTCAGCAGCCGGTCCAGGTCACGGGCCTGTGGGAGCGGTACTCCGATCCGGCCACGGGCAGAAGCTACTACGTCCACACCGTCAGCAGGGAGAGGTCCTGGAAACCTCCTCGCCGGGCTCGCGGACCCACCACCAGCGAG GCCGGTCCAGCGCAGCCTCACGCGTCGCCCGGGGAAACCAGTCACATGTCGCTGCCGCTCGCTGGAGCTGGAAACGGATCGCACAAG CTGTCACCTGATTTCCTGTTCGGGAGCCACCAGAGGAACGCTGACGGCGGCTGGCAGATGAAAGAG AGCATGCAGCATGAGGCCTCCTCCGACGCCTTCAGCGTGACGCCGTACGGCggcctgcagctcagccactCGCAATCCATGATCCTGCCCGAGAACGGCAAG ctgttccagccgTGCAGCGACTACTCCCGCGGCGTGGCCGACATCGTTGTGGAGCCGCCGTCGCCCCAGAGCTCTCCGGACAGCGACGGCTGCACGCCG TGTGACCCACCAGGGGACCGCAGCGGAAAGTTTGCTTTAAACTCTGATACAGCACATCAaatg GAGCTGGAAAAAGCGGGGCTGCTCAACAAGACGAAGATTGCAGAAGGAGGCCGGAAACTGAG GAAAAACTGGAGTCTGTCCTGGGTGGTGTTGGTCGGAAACAGTCTAGTTTTCTTCAAAGATCCTAAGTCTCAGACTCCTTCCAACTGG AAACCAGGAAACAGTCGACCCGAGAGCAGCGTGGACTTGAGAGGAGCGCAGCTGCACTGGGCCAACGAGCTGTCGAGCAAGAAGAACGTCTTCAAG ctgagGACGGTGACAGGCAAcgagttcctgctgcagtcggAGACAGACTCCCTGATCAAAGAGTGGTACAAAACCATCCAGCACGTCATTGAAAAGCTG GACCGTGAGAACCCCCTGGACAACGTCCTGCTGTACTCGCTGAGGAGAGCGGGCAGCGTGGAGATGCTGGACCACAGCGGCGACGAGGACGAGAGGAGGAAGTCCC TCCCCCGCTcgtcctccaacctggagaacaCGGAGAGGAAGAGGGTGAAGACGCGGCTGAAGAAGCTGATCCTGAAGAGGCCGccgctgcaggcgctgcaggagAAAGGCCTCATTAAAG ATCAGGTTTTCGGCTGTCGTCTGGAGATGCTGtgcgagcgagagaggagcaCCGTCCCCCGCTTCGTCAGGCTGTGCACCGAGGCCGTGGAGCGCAGAG GACTGGACACCGACGGCATCTACAGAGTGTcgggaaacctggcggtgatccAGAAACTGCGCTTCCTGGTGAATCACG aggagaagctgaactTGGACAGCAGCGAGTGGGAGGACATTCACGTCATCACGGGAGCTTTGAAACTCTTCTTTCGTGAGCTGCCCGAGCCTCTGGTGCCCTACGGCTTCTTCACAGACATCGTGGAGACAGTCA AGATGTCCGACCACATGGACAAAGTGGACCGTCTGAAGTGTCTGGTGCTCGGCATGCCGCCCCCGAACCACGACACGCTGCAGTTCATGTGCCAGCATCTCAAACG GGTGTTGCAACATAAAGACGCCAACCGAATGAGCACACAGAACATTGGCATCGTGTTCGGGCCGACCCTGATGCGCCCGGAGAAGGAAAACGGCAACATTGCAGTGAACATGGTTTACCAGAACCAGGCGGTGGAGCTCATACTCAGCGAATACGACCACATCTTCGGGACCAGAGGCACCTCCTGA
- the arhgap9 gene encoding rho GTPase-activating protein 9 isoform X3 — protein sequence MLSGTWRRSVGPQQPAAPPMGSAGGLTVCGVPSGTVVLEAQYDYNYRGADGRQVCIREGERFVLLKKTNVDWWQVRRIGAASKAKPLYVPATYVTEVPIAPMPSPQRLVLSASLNSNLRTLPRVALTPSPTKSACGHQHPVNRPVYHSMENLNYRSAFQDSTSTSTSSSSSGGRFTTLPFSRVTFTASSPTSPSGHLMAPGPPAGPAPPANLRVVPTITRSQSSSNLPENPTENLYDEVGGGHGIHRVPRKSCSQWDVVGTSGKKHHLEVPAESYLSQLSWQNSPVYTEMQPGKRLSQADKRLSQSEPPCPGPGQQPVQVTGLWERYSDPATGRSYYVHTVSRERSWKPPRRARGPTTSEAGPAQPHASPGETSHMSLPLAGAGNGSHKLSPDFLFGSHQRNADGGWQMKESMQHEASSDAFSVTPYGGLQLSHSQSMILPENGKLFQPCSDYSRGVADIVVEPPSPQSSPDSDGCTPELEKAGLLNKTKIAEGGRKLRKNWSLSWVVLVGNSLVFFKDPKSQTPSNWKPGNSRPESSVDLRGAQLHWANELSSKKNVFKLRTVTGNEFLLQSETDSLIKEWYKTIQHVIEKLDRENPLDNVLLYSLRRAGSVEMLDHSGDEDERRKSLPRSSSNLENTERKRVKTRLKKLILKRPPLQALQEKGLIKDQVFGCRLEMLCERERSTVPRFVRLCTEAVERRGLDTDGIYRVSGNLAVIQKLRFLVNHERAVTTDGRYMFPAELVQEEKLNLDSSEWEDIHVITGALKLFFRELPEPLVPYGFFTDIVETVKMSDHMDKVDRLKCLVLGMPPPNHDTLQFMCQHLKRVLQHKDANRMSTQNIGIVFGPTLMRPEKENGNIAVNMVYQNQAVELILSEYDHIFGTRGTS from the exons ATGCTGTCCGGTACGTGGCGCCGCTCCGTGGGCCCCCAGcagccggcggcgccgcccatGGGGAGCGCCGGGGGGCTGACGGTGTGCGGGGTCCCCAGCGGCACGGTGGTGCTGGAGGCCCAGTACGACTACAACTACCGCGGCGCCGACGGGCGCCAGGTCTGCATACGGGAGGGCGAGCGCTTCGTCCTCCTGAAGAAGACCAACGTCGACTGGTGGCAG GTGCGGAGAATCGGGGCAGCCAGTAAAGCCAAGCCGCTGTACGTGCCTGCCACGTACGTGACGGAGGTGCCCATCGCGCCCATGCCCTCGCCGCAGCGCCTGGTGCTGTCGGCCTCGCTCAACTCCAACCTCAGGACACTGCCCAGGGTGGCGCTCACGCCCAGTCCCACCAAGAGCGCCTGCGGCcaccagcacccag TGAACAGACCCGTGTACCACTCCATGGAAAACCTCAACTACAGAAGTGCCTTCCAGgacagcaccagcaccagcaccagctccagctccagcggaGGCCGCTTCACCACCCTGCCCTTTTCTAGAGTCACCTTCACCGCCAGCTCTCCCACCTCCCCGTCGGGGCACCTGATGGCCCCGGGGCCCCCCGCGGGCCCGGCGCCGCCCGCCAACCTCAGGGTGGTGCCCACCATCACGCGGAGCCAGAGCTCCAGCAACCTGCCTGAAAACCCGACGGAGAACCTGTACGACGAGGTGGGCGGCGGCCACGGCATCCACAGGGTCCCCAGAAAGTCCTGCAGCCAGTGGGATGTGGTTGGGACCTCTGGCAAAAAGCACCACCTGGAG GTCCCGGCGGAGTCCtacctgtcacagctgtcctggcAGAACTCACCTGTTTACACTGAAATGCAGCCGGGGAAACGTCTCTCCCAGGCAGACAAGCGTCTGTCACAGTCGGAGCCACCCTGCCCGGGCCCGGGTCAGCAGCCGGTCCAGGTCACGGGCCTGTGGGAGCGGTACTCCGATCCGGCCACGGGCAGAAGCTACTACGTCCACACCGTCAGCAGGGAGAGGTCCTGGAAACCTCCTCGCCGGGCTCGCGGACCCACCACCAGCGAG GCCGGTCCAGCGCAGCCTCACGCGTCGCCCGGGGAAACCAGTCACATGTCGCTGCCGCTCGCTGGAGCTGGAAACGGATCGCACAAG CTGTCACCTGATTTCCTGTTCGGGAGCCACCAGAGGAACGCTGACGGCGGCTGGCAGATGAAAGAG AGCATGCAGCATGAGGCCTCCTCCGACGCCTTCAGCGTGACGCCGTACGGCggcctgcagctcagccactCGCAATCCATGATCCTGCCCGAGAACGGCAAG ctgttccagccgTGCAGCGACTACTCCCGCGGCGTGGCCGACATCGTTGTGGAGCCGCCGTCGCCCCAGAGCTCTCCGGACAGCGACGGCTGCACGCCG GAGCTGGAAAAAGCGGGGCTGCTCAACAAGACGAAGATTGCAGAAGGAGGCCGGAAACTGAG GAAAAACTGGAGTCTGTCCTGGGTGGTGTTGGTCGGAAACAGTCTAGTTTTCTTCAAAGATCCTAAGTCTCAGACTCCTTCCAACTGG AAACCAGGAAACAGTCGACCCGAGAGCAGCGTGGACTTGAGAGGAGCGCAGCTGCACTGGGCCAACGAGCTGTCGAGCAAGAAGAACGTCTTCAAG ctgagGACGGTGACAGGCAAcgagttcctgctgcagtcggAGACAGACTCCCTGATCAAAGAGTGGTACAAAACCATCCAGCACGTCATTGAAAAGCTG GACCGTGAGAACCCCCTGGACAACGTCCTGCTGTACTCGCTGAGGAGAGCGGGCAGCGTGGAGATGCTGGACCACAGCGGCGACGAGGACGAGAGGAGGAAGTCCC TCCCCCGCTcgtcctccaacctggagaacaCGGAGAGGAAGAGGGTGAAGACGCGGCTGAAGAAGCTGATCCTGAAGAGGCCGccgctgcaggcgctgcaggagAAAGGCCTCATTAAAG ATCAGGTTTTCGGCTGTCGTCTGGAGATGCTGtgcgagcgagagaggagcaCCGTCCCCCGCTTCGTCAGGCTGTGCACCGAGGCCGTGGAGCGCAGAG GACTGGACACCGACGGCATCTACAGAGTGTcgggaaacctggcggtgatccAGAAACTGCGCTTCCTGGTGAATCACG AGCGAGCTGTGACCACCGACGGCCGCTACATGTTCCCGGCGGAGCTGGTGCAAG aggagaagctgaactTGGACAGCAGCGAGTGGGAGGACATTCACGTCATCACGGGAGCTTTGAAACTCTTCTTTCGTGAGCTGCCCGAGCCTCTGGTGCCCTACGGCTTCTTCACAGACATCGTGGAGACAGTCA AGATGTCCGACCACATGGACAAAGTGGACCGTCTGAAGTGTCTGGTGCTCGGCATGCCGCCCCCGAACCACGACACGCTGCAGTTCATGTGCCAGCATCTCAAACG GGTGTTGCAACATAAAGACGCCAACCGAATGAGCACACAGAACATTGGCATCGTGTTCGGGCCGACCCTGATGCGCCCGGAGAAGGAAAACGGCAACATTGCAGTGAACATGGTTTACCAGAACCAGGCGGTGGAGCTCATACTCAGCGAATACGACCACATCTTCGGGACCAGAGGCACCTCCTGA